The following coding sequences are from one Lolium rigidum isolate FL_2022 chromosome 6, APGP_CSIRO_Lrig_0.1, whole genome shotgun sequence window:
- the LOC124668180 gene encoding replication protein A 70 kDa DNA-binding subunit-like: MEGLVPGNRVEQFRDQLKEGSVYTIARFDLYDPKKSYQSVDHPLRICFTMTTNITEVVPPPENFPMIADNALPFSMFSDRIDRNNVLPDIVGSVNKVTDILPPSGKAKSHKGQVYITDGSEHAIVTLWGEQADLFDADGFLEASSEEPVIVLFVGMTVSQYSGAFKSTSVTRWHVNVPIPEIAAARERFVFRLVSARKRSIAICCLFSNVRAVHMLPVKTFTMAYRATKRKPESR; this comes from the exons ATGGAAGGTTTGGTTCCTGGTAATAGAGTGGAACAATTTAGAGATCAACTGAAGGAAGGCTCTGTATACACTATCGCCAGATTTGATTTATATGATCCAAAAAAGAGTTACCAGTCAGTGGACCATCCTTTGAGAATCTGTTTCACTATGACGACTAATATAACGGAGGTCGTGCCACCGCCGGAGAATTTTCCTATGATCGCCGACAATGCTCTTCCTTTCAGCATGTTTTCAGATCGCATCGATCGAAATAACGTATTACCTG ACATTGTTGGATCAGTGAACAAAGTTACAGATATACTGCCTCCATCTGGGAAAGCTAAGAGTCATAAAGGGCAAGTGTACATCACAGATGGCAG CGAACATGCTATTGTTACCTTATGGGGTGAGCAAGCTGATTTATTTGATGCTGATGGATTTTTGGAGGCATCAAGTGAAGAACCTGTTATCGTTTTATTTGTTGGCATGACAGTCAGTCAGTACTCAG GTGCCTTCAAAAGTACATCCGTCACAAGGTGGCATGTTAATGTGCCAATTCCAGAAATAGCTGCTGCTCGAGAACGGTTTGTCTTCCGATTAGTCAGCGCTCGCAAGAGGTCTATTGCCATTTGCTGTTTGTTTAGTAACGTGCGTGCCGTGCACATGCTCCCAGTCAAAACATTTACCATGGCGTATCGAGCTACAAAACGGAAACCAGAATCGCGCTGA